In Terriglobia bacterium, a single window of DNA contains:
- a CDS encoding peptidoglycan-binding protein — MKQHIVQPGECLTSIAARYGFSQDMIWNLSDNSALKEKRTDPNTLVPGDVIAIPDRREKLVSCETAQTHRFKLSAPSALFRLQMFEDEKALANLDFELKIGEQKFTGTTDGSGVLEVTIPSTASEGVLTIGPDKDVYELRFGQLQPITEKQGVEARLRNLGFVEDSTEKALRAFQKRFGLTETGEADQATMDKLVDVHDKVCDFPEHTSQETSQTS; from the coding sequence ATGAAGCAGCACATCGTCCAGCCTGGGGAATGCCTGACCAGCATCGCTGCGCGCTACGGATTTTCGCAGGACATGATATGGAACCTCAGCGACAACTCGGCGCTGAAGGAGAAGCGAACAGATCCGAATACCCTGGTGCCTGGTGATGTGATTGCAATTCCAGATCGCCGCGAGAAGCTGGTTTCATGCGAGACAGCCCAGACGCATCGCTTCAAGTTGTCGGCGCCCTCGGCGCTTTTCCGCCTGCAGATGTTCGAGGACGAGAAGGCGCTCGCCAATCTGGATTTCGAACTGAAAATTGGAGAGCAGAAGTTCACCGGGACGACCGACGGCAGCGGCGTTCTCGAGGTCACGATACCGTCCACGGCGAGTGAAGGCGTCCTGACGATCGGGCCGGACAAGGATGTCTATGAATTACGATTCGGGCAGCTTCAACCGATCACCGAGAAACAAGGTGTCGAGGCGCGCCTCCGGAATCTGGGGTTCGTGGAAGACAGTACCGAAAAAGCCTTGCGTGCTTTTCAGAAGCGGTTTGGTTTGACGGAGACCGGCGAGGCCGATCAGGCCACGATGGATAAGCTCGTCGACGTCCACGATAAAGTCTGCGACTTCCCTGAACACACTTCTCAGGAGACTTCCCAAACCTCCTGA
- a CDS encoding DUF4123 domain-containing protein — translation MTEAEINKVSGQLWSDPMPPGMNVYAILDAARNEKIYPAVKACTLEWTSLYLGKVAPELEQVAPYLVKLQKDHPFTRKVIADGWTDHWGIYIWAPSELIELRQHLRKFLMVRDESGKDLVFRYYDPRVFRTYLPTCSADELDSLFGPIQEFIVSGQEPAALLRFRVEQGHLIQESL, via the coding sequence ATGACTGAAGCAGAGATAAATAAAGTTTCCGGCCAGCTCTGGTCCGACCCGATGCCGCCCGGAATGAACGTCTACGCCATTCTCGACGCGGCACGAAATGAAAAAATCTATCCGGCCGTCAAAGCGTGCACGCTGGAGTGGACCAGTCTCTATCTCGGAAAAGTTGCGCCGGAACTCGAACAAGTCGCGCCGTACCTCGTGAAACTGCAAAAGGACCACCCGTTCACCAGAAAGGTGATTGCGGACGGCTGGACGGACCATTGGGGCATCTACATATGGGCCCCCTCGGAACTCATCGAACTCCGGCAACACCTCCGGAAATTTCTGATGGTCAGAGACGAGAGCGGCAAGGATCTGGTGTTTCGGTACTATGATCCACGCGTCTTCCGAACTTATCTGCCCACGTGCTCTGCCGACGAACTGGACAGCCTGTTTGGCCCCATCCAGGAGTTCATCGTTTCCGGCCAGGAGCCGGCGGCCTTGCTGCGTTTTCGAGTCGAGCAAGGTCATCTGATCCAGGAATCGTTATAA